The following proteins come from a genomic window of Halomarina ordinaria:
- a CDS encoding DUF7139 domain-containing protein codes for MTSLTEVYEGGSGGTNLRRLYLGVLLFLTGVALVIGGIVFATADPRAGLFGMEWWQQREAAGVLAGVGLPAMFLGVSAVLPASRRLRTWSVVGAAVTLCGAGLFYAVYPENWIQGEPSYALHVVAVYFLGTTITVACLFLGVVNFKTRNDPGGTVKLEVTREGETRIVEVDRSRLGGLGGVGFLGDPPDGSVETQTARATPRSDGGSESASTASSATGTASSETPSRPADPGSASTPTPDEGAELVAEASPRNAPDTYCGNCTHFRYVRTDDGLRPYCGYHAEVMDDMDPCPQWERNTRD; via the coding sequence ATGACCAGCCTCACGGAGGTCTACGAGGGCGGCAGCGGCGGGACGAACCTCCGGCGGCTGTACCTCGGCGTCCTCCTCTTTCTCACAGGGGTCGCGCTCGTCATCGGTGGTATCGTCTTCGCGACGGCCGACCCCCGGGCGGGGTTGTTCGGTATGGAGTGGTGGCAACAGCGCGAGGCCGCCGGCGTCCTCGCTGGCGTCGGTCTCCCGGCGATGTTCCTCGGCGTCTCCGCGGTACTCCCGGCGAGCCGCCGCCTGCGCACCTGGTCCGTCGTCGGCGCTGCAGTCACCCTCTGCGGAGCCGGCCTGTTCTACGCCGTCTACCCCGAGAACTGGATACAGGGCGAACCGAGCTACGCCCTCCACGTCGTGGCCGTCTACTTCCTCGGGACGACCATCACCGTCGCGTGCCTGTTCCTCGGCGTCGTCAACTTCAAGACGCGCAACGACCCCGGGGGCACCGTCAAACTCGAGGTCACGCGCGAGGGCGAGACGCGCATCGTCGAGGTGGACCGCTCGCGGCTGGGCGGCCTCGGCGGCGTCGGCTTCCTCGGCGACCCCCCGGACGGGAGCGTCGAGACCCAGACCGCGCGCGCGACCCCGCGGAGCGACGGCGGGAGCGAGAGCGCCTCGACCGCGAGTTCAGCCACCGGGACGGCGTCGTCGGAGACGCCGAGCCGCCCCGCGGACCCCGGGTCGGCATCGACGCCGACCCCGGACGAGGGCGCGGAACTCGTCGCCGAGGCGTCCCCCCGCAACGCCCCCGACACTTACTGCGGCAACTGCACCCACTTCCGCTACGTGCGGACCGACGACGGCCTCCGCCCGTACTGTGGCTACCACGCCGAGGTCATGGACGACATGGACCCCTGTCCGCAGTGGGAGCGAAACACCCGCGACTGA
- a CDS encoding CPBP family intramembrane glutamic endopeptidase, with protein sequence MTDWAAFVGLTVVVLCSLLVLARLSQESVGTVTRADGSVGSVSLTEFDPPSDRAASRADGGTLTPPSEYGTGTLLVNVALSQGVFAAALVAAAWYTQIPLPALGVDPAVPLSTGLPALGVGVAAGVGLYLLNALGAASAPAFGIEADDTLRELLTPESPGGWVLLLGGVLPLIAGFEELLFRAALVGVPAVGFGLSPWLLAVGASVAFAFGHGAQGRAGIVVTGVLGFALAAVFVVTNSFLAVVVAHYLVNALEFVVGGYFEVELA encoded by the coding sequence GTGACCGACTGGGCGGCGTTCGTCGGCCTGACGGTCGTCGTCCTCTGTTCCCTCCTCGTGCTGGCCCGTCTCTCACAGGAGAGCGTCGGCACGGTCACTCGCGCCGACGGCAGCGTCGGCAGCGTCTCGCTCACCGAGTTCGACCCGCCGAGCGACCGCGCCGCCTCGCGCGCCGACGGCGGGACGCTCACCCCGCCGAGCGAGTACGGGACGGGGACGCTGCTGGTCAACGTCGCGCTCTCGCAGGGCGTGTTCGCGGCCGCGCTCGTCGCCGCGGCGTGGTACACCCAGATACCGCTCCCGGCGCTCGGCGTCGACCCCGCGGTTCCCCTCAGCACGGGCCTGCCGGCGCTCGGCGTCGGCGTCGCGGCCGGCGTCGGCCTCTACCTGCTCAACGCGCTGGGCGCGGCGAGCGCGCCGGCCTTCGGCATCGAGGCCGACGACACCCTCCGGGAGCTCCTCACCCCGGAGTCACCGGGGGGATGGGTGCTCCTGCTCGGGGGCGTCCTCCCGCTCATCGCGGGCTTCGAGGAACTGCTCTTCCGGGCGGCGCTGGTCGGCGTCCCCGCCGTCGGGTTCGGCCTCTCGCCGTGGCTCCTCGCCGTCGGGGCGTCGGTGGCGTTCGCGTTCGGCCACGGCGCGCAGGGCCGGGCGGGCATCGTCGTGACGGGCGTCCTCGGCTTCGCGCTCGCGGCCGTCTTCGTCGTCACCAACAGTTTCCTCGCCGTCGTCGTCGCCCACTACCTCGTCAACGCCCTGGAGTTCGTCGTGGGCGGCTACTTCGAGGTCGAGTTAGCGTAG
- the lonB gene encoding ATP-dependent protease LonB: protein MPAAPGDQSESDLGRDVADDMEVDESATDDLLGGLQIESTADIEVPDRLVDQVIGQDRARDIILKAASQRRHVMMIGSPGTGKSMLAKAMSQLLPREELQDVLVYHNPDDGNEPKVRTVPAGKGEQIVEAHKEEARKRNQMRSFLMWIIIAIVIGYALIIEGAVLLGILAAGVIYLAFRYSSRGSDAMIPNLLVNTADQQTAPFEDATGAHAGALLGDVRHDPFQSGGMETPSHDRVEAGAIHKANKGVLFVDEINTLDIRSQQKLMTAIQEGEFSITGQSERSSGAMVQTEPVPTDFVMVAAGNLDAMENMHPALRSRIKGYGYEVYMDDTIDDDPEMRRKYARFVAQEVEKDGRLPHFTREAVEEVILEAQRRSGRKGHLTLELRNLGGLVRVAGDIARAEDAEFTTREHVLRAKRRSRSIEQQLADDYIERRKDYELNVSQGEVVGRVNGLAVMGEDSGIVMPVMAEVAPSQGPGQVIATGNLQDIAQEAVQNVSAIIKKFSDEDISQQDIHIQYVQSYEGVEGDSASVTMATAVISALEDIPIDQSIAMTGSLSVRGDVLPVGGVTHKIEAAAKAGLDTVIIPAANEQDVMIEDEYKDEVEIIPVRHISEVLEVALVGEPEKDSLVDRLKNITGNALDRQVGPGGSPSPQ, encoded by the coding sequence ATGCCGGCCGCCCCGGGGGACCAGTCCGAGTCCGACCTGGGGAGGGACGTGGCCGACGACATGGAGGTCGACGAGTCGGCGACCGACGACCTGCTCGGGGGACTCCAGATCGAAAGTACCGCAGACATCGAGGTCCCCGACCGGTTGGTGGACCAGGTCATCGGACAGGACCGCGCCCGGGACATCATCCTGAAGGCGGCGAGTCAGCGACGCCACGTGATGATGATCGGGTCGCCGGGGACGGGCAAGTCCATGCTGGCGAAGGCGATGAGTCAGCTCCTCCCGCGCGAGGAACTCCAGGACGTCCTCGTCTACCACAACCCGGACGACGGCAACGAACCGAAGGTCCGGACCGTCCCCGCCGGCAAGGGCGAACAGATCGTCGAGGCGCACAAGGAGGAGGCGAGAAAGCGCAACCAGATGCGCAGCTTCCTCATGTGGATCATCATCGCCATCGTCATCGGCTACGCGCTCATCATCGAGGGAGCGGTCCTGCTCGGTATCCTCGCGGCTGGTGTCATCTACCTCGCCTTCCGCTACTCCTCGCGGGGGAGCGACGCGATGATTCCCAACCTGCTGGTCAACACGGCCGACCAGCAGACCGCCCCGTTCGAGGACGCGACGGGCGCCCACGCCGGCGCGCTGCTCGGCGACGTCCGTCACGACCCGTTCCAGTCCGGTGGCATGGAGACGCCGAGCCACGACCGCGTCGAGGCCGGCGCCATCCACAAGGCCAACAAGGGCGTGCTGTTCGTCGACGAGATCAACACGCTCGACATCCGCAGCCAGCAGAAGCTGATGACGGCCATCCAGGAGGGCGAGTTCTCCATCACCGGCCAGTCCGAGCGCTCCTCGGGCGCGATGGTCCAGACCGAACCCGTCCCGACGGACTTCGTGATGGTCGCCGCGGGGAACCTCGACGCGATGGAGAACATGCACCCCGCCCTGCGCTCGCGTATCAAGGGCTACGGCTACGAGGTGTACATGGACGACACCATCGACGACGACCCCGAGATGCGCCGCAAGTACGCGCGCTTCGTCGCCCAGGAAGTCGAGAAGGACGGTCGCCTGCCCCACTTCACGCGCGAGGCCGTCGAGGAGGTCATCCTCGAGGCCCAGCGCCGCTCGGGGCGCAAGGGCCACCTGACGCTCGAACTCCGCAACCTGGGTGGGCTGGTGCGCGTCGCGGGCGACATCGCCCGCGCCGAGGACGCCGAGTTCACCACCCGTGAACACGTCCTGCGCGCCAAGCGCCGCAGCCGCTCCATCGAACAGCAGCTCGCGGACGACTACATCGAGCGCCGCAAGGACTACGAGCTGAACGTCTCGCAGGGCGAGGTCGTCGGCCGCGTCAACGGCCTCGCCGTCATGGGCGAGGACTCCGGCATCGTCATGCCCGTCATGGCGGAGGTCGCCCCCTCGCAGGGCCCGGGCCAGGTCATCGCCACGGGGAACCTCCAGGACATCGCCCAGGAGGCCGTCCAGAACGTCTCGGCCATCATCAAGAAGTTCTCCGACGAGGACATCTCCCAGCAGGACATCCACATCCAGTACGTCCAGTCCTACGAGGGCGTCGAGGGCGACTCCGCGTCGGTGACGATGGCCACGGCGGTCATCAGCGCGCTGGAGGACATCCCCATCGACCAGAGCATCGCCATGACCGGCTCGCTCTCGGTCCGCGGGGACGTCCTCCCGGTCGGGGGCGTGACCCACAAGATAGAGGCGGCCGCGAAGGCCGGCCTCGACACGGTCATCATTCCCGCCGCGAACGAGCAGGACGTGATGATCGAGGACGAGTACAAGGACGAAGTCGAGATCATCCCGGTACGCCACATCAGCGAGGTGCTCGAGGTCGCCCTCGTCGGCGAACCGGAGAAGGATTCGCTGGTCGACCGGCTGAAGAACATCACCGGGAACGCGCTCGACCGTCAGGTCGGCCCCGGTGGCAGCCCGAGTCCCCAGTAA
- a CDS encoding nicotinamide-nucleotide adenylyltransferase produces the protein MTRGFYIGRFQPYHEGHHAMVERIAEDVEELVLGIGSADQSHTVHDPFTAGERIMMITKSLSAADIDIITYAVPIEDLNRNAVWVSHVQSMCPEFDVAYSNNPLVVRLFREAGIEVHSSPMFRREVLEGSEVRERMANGGDWEDLVPDPAVSVIEEIDGLGRLKQVGKTDSNGESEPAEGPTD, from the coding sequence ATGACACGGGGGTTCTACATCGGACGGTTCCAGCCGTACCACGAGGGCCACCACGCCATGGTCGAGCGCATCGCCGAGGACGTCGAAGAACTGGTCCTCGGCATCGGGAGCGCCGACCAGTCCCACACCGTCCACGACCCGTTCACCGCCGGCGAGCGTATCATGATGATAACGAAGTCGCTCAGCGCGGCCGACATCGACATCATCACCTACGCCGTCCCCATCGAGGACCTGAACCGCAACGCCGTCTGGGTGAGCCACGTCCAGAGCATGTGCCCGGAGTTCGACGTGGCGTACTCGAACAACCCGCTCGTCGTCCGCCTGTTCCGGGAGGCCGGAATCGAGGTCCACTCCTCGCCCATGTTCCGTCGCGAAGTGCTGGAGGGGTCGGAGGTCAGAGAGCGCATGGCCAACGGCGGCGACTGGGAGGACCTCGTCCCCGACCCCGCAGTCAGCGTCATCGAGGAGATCGACGGCCTCGGGCGACTCAAGCAGGTCGGCAAGACCGACAGCAACGGCGAGAGCGAACCCGCCGAGGGCCCGACCGACTGA
- a CDS encoding SAM hydrolase/SAM-dependent halogenase family protein, producing MITLASDFGTPYPAAMRGVVLRETDARVVDVAHDFPRQDVRAAAFWLRETLPEFPPAVHCAVVDPGVGTDRAALVVRAGDHALVGPDNGLLLPAARALAGDGGPDVFEWTVDDPASSTFHGRDVFAPAACAVHEAGVDRLADLARAAPTESFVDLRFPASEVRADGSVGEVLVVDGFGNVVTNVPGDVLDGRSTLSVNGASVPVAPSYAHRGEGDALVTVGSHGNVEFAVNRGRGDEAFGLAVGDRVELEF from the coding sequence ATGATAACGCTCGCCTCCGACTTCGGCACGCCCTACCCGGCGGCGATGCGGGGCGTCGTCCTCCGGGAGACGGACGCCCGCGTCGTCGACGTCGCCCACGACTTCCCCCGACAGGACGTCCGTGCCGCCGCCTTCTGGCTGCGCGAGACGCTCCCCGAGTTCCCCCCGGCGGTCCACTGCGCCGTCGTCGACCCCGGCGTCGGTACCGACCGCGCGGCGCTCGTCGTTCGGGCCGGCGACCACGCGCTGGTCGGCCCGGACAACGGTCTCCTCCTTCCCGCGGCACGGGCGCTCGCGGGGGACGGGGGCCCCGACGTCTTCGAGTGGACCGTCGACGACCCCGCGAGTTCGACGTTCCACGGGCGGGACGTGTTCGCGCCGGCCGCCTGCGCCGTCCACGAGGCGGGTGTCGACCGGCTCGCGGACCTCGCCCGCGCGGCCCCGACCGAGTCGTTCGTCGACCTGCGCTTCCCCGCCTCCGAGGTGCGCGCCGACGGTTCCGTGGGCGAAGTCCTCGTCGTCGACGGGTTCGGCAACGTCGTCACGAACGTCCCCGGGGACGTCCTCGACGGCCGGTCGACCCTCTCGGTGAACGGCGCGTCCGTCCCCGTCGCGCCCTCCTACGCGCATCGTGGGGAGGGCGACGCACTGGTCACCGTCGGGAGTCACGGCAACGTCGAATTCGCGGTGAATCGGGGCCGCGGCGACGAGGCGTTCGGCCTGGCGGTCGGTGACCGCGTCGAACTCGAGTTCTGA
- a CDS encoding trimeric intracellular cation channel family protein, with protein sequence MVVEGADAFGLMNAVGLLAFAAAGALKGADADLDLFGVAVLGTSTALGGGIVRDVLVGRVPLALRNTTDVSLVLVGVALAVALSTALGGRVRDHPALVVSDAVGLAAFAATGALVGVEVDISGFGVVVLAALTGVGGGSIADLLLGRVPVVLREDFYATPAVVGGAGVWVATELGVRAGSAGLGCAALVFALRLVALRRDWRLPTV encoded by the coding sequence ATGGTCGTCGAAGGTGCGGACGCGTTCGGCCTGATGAACGCCGTCGGCCTGCTGGCGTTCGCCGCCGCGGGCGCGCTGAAGGGCGCCGACGCCGACCTCGACCTCTTCGGCGTGGCCGTCCTCGGGACGTCCACCGCCCTCGGCGGCGGTATCGTCCGGGACGTCCTCGTCGGGCGGGTCCCGCTCGCGCTGCGCAACACGACCGACGTGAGCCTCGTGCTCGTCGGCGTCGCCCTCGCCGTCGCGCTGTCGACGGCGCTCGGCGGGCGCGTCCGCGACCACCCCGCGCTGGTCGTCTCGGACGCCGTCGGCCTCGCCGCCTTCGCCGCGACGGGCGCGCTCGTGGGCGTCGAGGTCGACATCTCGGGGTTCGGGGTCGTCGTACTGGCCGCGCTCACGGGCGTCGGCGGCGGGAGCATCGCGGACCTGCTCCTCGGGCGCGTGCCGGTCGTCCTCCGCGAGGACTTCTACGCGACGCCGGCCGTCGTCGGCGGGGCCGGCGTCTGGGTCGCCACCGAACTCGGCGTCCGGGCGGGCAGCGCCGGCCTCGGCTGTGCTGCGCTCGTGTTCGCGCTCAGGCTGGTCGCGCTGCGACGCGACTGGCGGCTCCCGACGGTGTGA
- a CDS encoding alpha/beta fold hydrolase: protein MFRRLRERWHLLLVAVLALCLVAGVSAGVYLSTPYPDRAGVAAVEADPAIAVSPSEAGWVMRPANASSSVALVFYPGARVSPESYLPVLAPLVAERNVTVVVPSMPLNLAVLDADAADEVVEAHPAVDRWAVGGHSLGGAMACRYAAERGERDERVEGLVLLGAYCDVDVSTADLAVVSVVGERDTVVDRGNYRRGLARLPEDAIVAEPAGVNHSQLGSYTGQSGDAPGTVSYERAHERVAAALLAWYDAAFTPSGAASRVAARPA, encoded by the coding sequence ATGTTCCGCCGTCTCCGCGAGCGCTGGCACCTCCTCCTCGTCGCGGTCCTCGCGCTCTGTCTCGTCGCGGGGGTGTCCGCCGGCGTCTACCTCTCGACGCCCTACCCGGACCGGGCCGGTGTCGCCGCGGTCGAGGCCGACCCGGCCATCGCCGTCTCGCCGTCCGAGGCGGGGTGGGTGATGCGTCCCGCGAACGCGTCGTCGTCCGTCGCCCTCGTCTTCTACCCCGGTGCGCGCGTCTCCCCGGAGAGCTACCTCCCGGTCCTGGCGCCCCTCGTCGCGGAGCGGAACGTCACCGTCGTCGTCCCGTCGATGCCGCTGAACCTGGCGGTCCTCGACGCCGACGCGGCCGACGAGGTCGTCGAGGCGCACCCGGCCGTCGACCGGTGGGCCGTCGGCGGGCACTCCCTCGGCGGTGCGATGGCCTGTCGGTACGCGGCGGAGCGAGGTGAGCGAGACGAGCGCGTCGAGGGGCTGGTCCTGCTCGGCGCGTACTGCGACGTCGACGTCTCGACGGCCGACCTCGCGGTGGTGAGCGTCGTCGGGGAGCGCGACACCGTCGTCGACCGGGGGAACTACCGCCGAGGGCTGGCGCGCCTCCCGGAGGACGCGATAGTGGCCGAACCGGCGGGGGTGAACCACTCGCAACTCGGGAGCTACACGGGGCAGTCGGGCGACGCGCCGGGGACGGTGAGCTACGAGCGCGCCCACGAACGGGTCGCGGCCGCGCTCCTCGCGTGGTACGACGCGGCGTTCACACCGTCGGGAGCCGCCAGTCGCGTCGCAGCGCGACCAGCCTGA
- the thsA gene encoding thermosome subunit alpha: protein MAQSFQRRGQPMFILAEDTDRTRGRDAQSSNIAAGKAVSNAVRTTLGPRGMDKMLVSDSGDVVITNDGATILEKMDIEHPAAQMIVEVATTQEEEVGDGTTTASVLAGELLAQAEDLLEDDVHPTAIVEGYNEAARLALEAIEAQVIDGDLDDETLVEVAKSSMTGKGTGDIGAEPLAETVVEAVKQVRGDERVERDDIRVRTQTGAGSSATELVRGVVSEEEPVSETMPRRVEDATVAVLDLDLEVREGNVDAEYSITSIDQLSAALDAEEGELRGYADALKEADIDVAFVTGDIDARVASFLAKHDILAFEDVSDEEATAIARATGAKQLGSVKDLDESDFGHADLVRVETFGTDELAFIEGGANAKSVTVFARGSTEHVADELERALNDALDVVTAALDKGGVVPGAGATEIAIADHLRSEAASITGRKQLAVEAFANAVDVLPRTLATNAGMDPIDALVELRSTFEEDGRAGIVAQGQTGVVADPVEHGIIDPAAVKREAVESATEAATMIVRIDDVIASN from the coding sequence ATGGCACAATCCTTCCAGCGCCGCGGTCAGCCCATGTTCATCCTCGCAGAGGACACCGACCGGACCCGGGGACGGGACGCCCAGTCCTCGAACATCGCCGCCGGGAAGGCGGTGAGCAACGCCGTCCGGACCACGCTCGGGCCACGCGGGATGGACAAGATGCTCGTCTCCGACTCCGGCGACGTCGTCATCACGAACGACGGGGCCACCATCCTCGAGAAGATGGACATCGAGCACCCCGCCGCCCAGATGATAGTGGAGGTCGCCACCACCCAGGAGGAGGAGGTCGGCGACGGCACGACGACGGCGTCGGTCCTTGCCGGCGAGTTGCTCGCGCAGGCCGAGGACCTCCTCGAGGACGACGTCCACCCGACGGCCATCGTCGAGGGGTACAACGAGGCCGCCCGCCTCGCCCTGGAGGCCATCGAGGCCCAGGTCATCGACGGCGACCTCGACGACGAGACGCTCGTGGAGGTCGCGAAGTCGAGCATGACCGGGAAGGGGACCGGCGACATCGGCGCCGAACCGCTCGCCGAGACGGTCGTCGAGGCCGTCAAGCAGGTCCGGGGTGACGAGCGCGTCGAGCGCGACGACATCCGCGTCCGAACCCAGACGGGTGCCGGCTCCAGCGCGACCGAACTCGTCCGCGGGGTCGTCAGCGAGGAGGAACCCGTCAGCGAGACCATGCCCCGACGCGTCGAGGACGCCACCGTCGCCGTCCTCGACCTCGACCTCGAGGTACGCGAGGGGAACGTCGACGCCGAGTACAGCATCACGAGCATCGACCAGCTCAGCGCCGCGCTCGACGCCGAGGAGGGCGAGCTCCGGGGCTACGCCGACGCGCTGAAGGAGGCCGACATCGACGTCGCGTTCGTCACCGGCGACATCGACGCCCGCGTCGCCTCGTTCCTCGCGAAACACGACATCCTCGCGTTCGAGGACGTCAGCGACGAGGAGGCGACCGCCATCGCCCGCGCGACCGGCGCCAAGCAGCTCGGGAGCGTCAAGGACCTCGACGAGAGCGACTTCGGCCACGCCGACCTCGTCCGCGTCGAGACGTTCGGCACCGACGAACTCGCCTTCATCGAGGGCGGCGCGAACGCGAAGTCGGTCACGGTCTTCGCCCGTGGCTCGACCGAGCACGTCGCCGACGAACTGGAGCGCGCGCTCAACGACGCCCTGGACGTCGTCACCGCCGCCCTCGACAAGGGCGGCGTCGTCCCCGGCGCGGGCGCGACGGAGATCGCCATCGCGGACCACCTCCGCAGCGAGGCCGCGAGCATCACGGGCCGCAAGCAACTCGCCGTCGAGGCGTTCGCCAACGCCGTCGACGTGCTCCCGCGCACGCTCGCGACGAACGCCGGGATGGACCCCATCGACGCGCTGGTCGAACTCCGCTCGACGTTCGAGGAGGACGGCCGCGCCGGTATCGTCGCCCAGGGGCAGACCGGCGTCGTCGCCGACCCCGTCGAGCACGGTATCATCGACCCCGCCGCGGTCAAGCGCGAGGCCGTCGAGTCCGCCACCGAGGCCGCGACGATGATCGTCCGTATCGACGACGTCATCGCGTCGAACTGA
- a CDS encoding glycosyltransferase family 2 protein, whose protein sequence is MQLSVVVPTLNGRERLVRCLDALAAYAPAAEVVVVNGPSVDGTTGAVREREDVDVLVEIDERNIDVARNAGADRARGECVAFLDYAVLVEPGWYGAVLDALAAPGSAHRASGHGPDVPDVVSGPTRRPLPGGGVSSETVERRRMGGREVTYLNGGNVAFRREALDAIDGFDEYLVTGGARDAAHRLAVQGFSVDWCPAMAVNTDLADGDLAGIREPSLRADGGEHTRDWAWRYRSLTYRLVKNYGLRSCWRVGRHALDDAVGALTDVARGERRPSSWLGNGRDVLVGTVSGLHAGAGARVRDRTRRRNPRGLSSRSDRAVAVYDRRD, encoded by the coding sequence ATGCAGCTCTCGGTAGTCGTCCCGACACTCAACGGCCGGGAGCGACTGGTCCGCTGTCTCGACGCCCTCGCGGCGTACGCTCCGGCCGCGGAGGTCGTCGTCGTCAACGGGCCGAGCGTCGACGGGACGACCGGCGCCGTCCGCGAGCGCGAGGACGTCGACGTGCTGGTCGAAATCGACGAGCGCAACATCGACGTCGCGCGCAACGCCGGCGCCGACCGCGCCCGCGGGGAGTGCGTCGCGTTCCTCGACTACGCGGTGCTCGTCGAACCGGGCTGGTACGGCGCGGTCCTCGACGCGCTCGCGGCACCCGGGAGCGCCCACCGCGCCAGCGGCCACGGGCCGGACGTCCCCGACGTGGTCAGCGGTCCGACCCGACGGCCGCTCCCCGGTGGCGGCGTCTCCTCCGAGACGGTCGAGCGCCGCCGGATGGGCGGTCGGGAGGTCACCTACCTCAACGGCGGCAACGTCGCGTTCCGGCGCGAGGCGCTCGACGCCATCGACGGCTTCGACGAGTACCTCGTCACCGGCGGCGCCCGCGACGCCGCCCACCGCCTCGCAGTCCAGGGGTTCTCGGTCGACTGGTGTCCCGCGATGGCCGTCAACACCGACCTCGCCGACGGCGACCTCGCGGGCATCCGGGAACCCTCGCTCCGCGCCGACGGCGGCGAGCACACCCGCGACTGGGCGTGGCGCTACCGCTCGCTCACCTACCGCCTCGTGAAGAACTACGGACTGCGGTCGTGCTGGCGCGTCGGCCGCCACGCGCTCGACGACGCCGTCGGCGCCCTCACGGACGTCGCCCGCGGCGAACGCCGGCCGTCGAGCTGGCTCGGCAACGGCCGGGACGTCCTCGTGGGTACCGTCTCGGGACTCCACGCGGGTGCCGGTGCGCGGGTACGCGACCGGACCCGCAGGCGGAACCCCCGCGGGCTCTCCTCGCGCAGCGACCGGGCCGTCGCCGTCTACGACCGGCGGGACTGA